In the genome of Armatimonadota bacterium, one region contains:
- a CDS encoding DUF59 domain-containing protein translates to MDEPITREQAIEVLKTVFDPEIPVNVWDLGLIYDLQVAGGEVAVRMTLTAPGCPIGPQIAAEIEEKMQAAGAQHASVAFVWSPPWTTKMVTPDGRLQLQILDIPV, encoded by the coding sequence ATGGACGAGCCGATCACCCGCGAGCAGGCCATCGAGGTGCTCAAGACCGTCTTCGATCCCGAGATCCCTGTGAACGTCTGGGACCTGGGGTTGATCTACGACCTCCAGGTGGCCGGCGGCGAAGTTGCCGTCAGGATGACGCTCACGGCGCCGGGGTGCCCGATCGGCCCGCAGATTGCGGCGGAGATCGAAGAGAAGATGCAGGCAGCCGGCGCCCAGCACGCTTCGGTGGCCTTCGTGTGGTCCCCGCCGTGGACCACCAAGATGGTCACACCCGATGGACGGCTGCAGCTCCAGATACTCGACATCCCGGTCTAG
- a CDS encoding amidohydrolase family protein, with protein sequence MPRAHNQVTRRGLFAGLSVFLCLLSAGVTVAQPGGTAAYDIVIRNGRVMDPETGLDAAGVAVGIRGKTIASISRDPIRGRAEVDARGLVLAPGFIDILSYNPNGYGVWYKIADGVTTNLSMHGAEGTQGDMAAWYRIQTNQRPPVHFGGAFHYEAARTRLGVGRYRPAGVEQVARLVALAEKALLDGALGIAMSPEYAPGTSTGEIEAMMRVAARYNVPVVFHARYSDMTPPGTNLDALKEIVAAARKTGAAAHIGHINSTGGTFSMVESLRFLEAARKEGLDITADAYPYSFWATYLNSARFDPGWQERFRISYGDLQIAGTSERLTAESFQRYRKTRKVAVAYAIPEDDIVAALRSPFVMIGSDAILEPGNNNHPRAAGTFTRTLSVYARDRQVLTLMEALTKMTIMPARRLEAQAPALRRKGRLQVGADADIVVFDPARVRDRATVERPNQFAEGIEYVLISGKVVKDPRGLRRDVRAGEAVRAVFR encoded by the coding sequence ATGCCGCGAGCGCACAACCAGGTGACCAGGCGGGGGCTGTTTGCCGGACTCTCGGTCTTCCTGTGCCTGCTGTCCGCCGGCGTGACCGTGGCGCAGCCGGGCGGGACCGCCGCCTACGATATCGTCATCCGCAACGGGCGGGTCATGGACCCGGAGACCGGGCTCGACGCCGCAGGGGTCGCGGTGGGCATCCGGGGCAAGACCATAGCCTCCATCTCCCGCGATCCTATCCGGGGGCGGGCGGAGGTTGACGCGCGCGGCCTCGTCCTGGCGCCCGGCTTCATTGACATCCTCTCCTACAACCCAAACGGATACGGCGTCTGGTATAAGATCGCCGATGGCGTGACCACCAACCTGTCCATGCACGGCGCAGAGGGAACGCAGGGCGACATGGCTGCCTGGTATCGGATCCAAACGAACCAGCGGCCGCCCGTGCACTTTGGCGGCGCCTTCCACTACGAGGCGGCCAGAACCCGCCTGGGCGTGGGGCGCTATCGCCCTGCCGGCGTAGAGCAGGTGGCGCGCCTAGTCGCCCTGGCCGAGAAAGCCCTGCTGGACGGCGCGCTGGGGATCGCCATGAGCCCTGAGTACGCCCCAGGAACCAGCACCGGTGAAATCGAGGCCATGATGCGGGTGGCCGCACGGTACAACGTGCCCGTCGTGTTCCACGCGCGTTACTCCGACATGACCCCGCCCGGGACGAACCTGGACGCCCTGAAAGAGATCGTCGCCGCCGCTCGGAAAACAGGTGCCGCGGCGCACATCGGGCACATCAACAGCACCGGCGGCACGTTCTCAATGGTCGAATCCCTGCGATTCCTCGAGGCCGCCCGGAAGGAAGGTCTTGACATCACCGCCGACGCCTATCCCTACTCCTTCTGGGCCACATATCTGAACTCGGCACGATTCGACCCCGGCTGGCAGGAGCGGTTCCGCATCTCCTACGGGGATCTCCAGATAGCCGGGACCAGCGAGCGCCTGACGGCCGAGAGCTTCCAGCGGTACCGCAAGACCCGCAAGGTAGCCGTGGCCTACGCCATCCCCGAGGATGACATCGTGGCCGCTCTGCGTTCGCCCTTCGTCATGATCGGCAGCGACGCCATCCTGGAACCGGGAAACAACAACCATCCGCGGGCAGCGGGCACGTTCACCCGGACGCTCTCGGTGTACGCGCGCGACCGGCAGGTGCTGACCTTGATGGAAGCGCTGACGAAGATGACGATAATGCCAGCGCGGCGGCTGGAGGCCCAGGCGCCGGCACTACGCCGCAAGGGGCGCCTGCAAGTGGGCGCCGACGCCGACATCGTCGTCTTCGACCCTGCGCGAGTGCGCGACCGGGCCACGGTGGAGAGGCCCAACCAGTTCGCCGAAGGCATCGAGTACGTGCTGATCAGCGGGAAGGTGGTCAAGGACCCCCGAGGGCTCCGCCGCGACGTGCGCGCGGGAGAGGCGGTCCGCGCCGTCTTCCGGTAG
- a CDS encoding phosphodiester glycosidase family protein, giving the protein MPRTLRRRMIALGLLVGLGVASHGVPAGAADHSARILDLRWRLTGETATVTVRLSAPVRHRTSASDLAVAVDLWTVRHEGDRTVAVGGGVASSIWVRRLTPEVVRLTISLRRPGRFKVFAREDRLTINVFPIRQGAIALPKGVTYRSLLVATRAGRARAHVVTIDPRAPGIEIRSALGGGAVAATEATSTAATRLEAAAAINGNYYSRAGLPLGLVVLDGRILSAPLPRRTAFGVDAAGRPWIGTVEFGGRLVADTGMEVPISAVNRPPRASGVALYTPEFGPHTPPQALVAVVRGGRIAAFSSGRPAIPSDGYALAAASSQQHFLTNLVREQRVTVHLALEPRGLHHALQGGPRLVRAGAVEVPYAWEGFGRWFARVRTARSAIGITRNGTVLFVTVDRRAGRRGRMESTGMDLFELASLMRSLGARDAVNLDGGGSATLVVGGRVVSAPPRAGERRVSAMLVARHRPAER; this is encoded by the coding sequence ATGCCTCGTACCCTGCGACGCCGCATGATAGCCCTGGGGCTTCTCGTCGGCCTCGGCGTGGCGTCGCACGGGGTTCCGGCAGGGGCCGCCGACCACTCCGCCCGCATCCTCGACCTCCGCTGGCGCCTGACCGGTGAGACCGCGACCGTGACGGTGCGGCTCTCCGCGCCTGTTCGGCACCGCACGTCCGCCTCGGATCTTGCCGTGGCCGTTGATCTCTGGACGGTCCGGCACGAAGGCGACCGCACCGTCGCCGTTGGGGGAGGCGTGGCCTCCTCGATATGGGTGCGCCGGCTCACCCCCGAGGTTGTGCGCCTGACGATCTCCCTGCGCCGGCCGGGCCGGTTCAAGGTATTCGCGCGCGAAGACCGCCTGACGATCAATGTCTTCCCCATACGGCAAGGAGCCATCGCGCTCCCGAAAGGCGTGACATACAGATCGCTCCTCGTCGCCACCCGCGCAGGCCGCGCGCGTGCTCACGTGGTGACGATAGACCCGCGCGCACCTGGTATCGAGATCCGATCGGCGCTCGGCGGCGGCGCGGTAGCCGCGACCGAGGCCACGAGCACGGCAGCCACCCGGCTGGAAGCCGCGGCCGCGATCAACGGTAACTACTACTCGCGCGCAGGCCTGCCGCTGGGACTGGTCGTGCTTGACGGGCGCATCCTGTCGGCCCCGCTGCCGCGGCGCACGGCATTTGGCGTGGACGCCGCGGGCCGGCCCTGGATCGGCACCGTGGAGTTCGGCGGGCGGCTCGTAGCCGACACCGGAATGGAGGTCCCGATCTCCGCGGTCAACCGTCCGCCGCGCGCGAGCGGGGTCGCTCTATACACGCCGGAGTTCGGGCCGCACACCCCGCCGCAGGCGCTGGTGGCTGTTGTGCGCGGTGGACGGATCGCCGCATTCAGCAGCGGGCGTCCGGCCATCCCCTCTGATGGCTACGCGCTCGCTGCGGCCAGCTCCCAGCAACACTTCCTAACCAACCTGGTACGGGAGCAGCGCGTCACGGTGCACCTGGCGCTCGAGCCGCGCGGCCTCCACCACGCCCTTCAGGGCGGCCCGCGCCTGGTGCGGGCCGGGGCGGTGGAGGTCCCATACGCTTGGGAGGGATTCGGCAGGTGGTTCGCCAGGGTGCGGACTGCCCGGTCGGCGATCGGCATCACGAGGAACGGCACGGTGCTCTTCGTCACCGTGGACCGAAGGGCTGGCCGCCGCGGCCGCATGGAGAGCACGGGCATGGACCTGTTCGAGCTGGCGTCGCTGATGCGCTCGCTCGGCGCGCGCGACGCGGTAAACCTCGACGGAGGCGGATCCGCGACGCTCGTGGTGGGCGGACGCGTGGTCAGTGCTCCACCCCGGGCTGGTGAGCGCCGGGTTTCCGCGATGTTGGTCGCACGGCACCGACCGGCAGAGCGGTAG
- a CDS encoding MFS transporter has translation MTLADAAVRPAGRRDVFAPLRRRNFRLLWTGLLVSNTGSWMQFTALGYLVDQITKDPIYLGLLGLSQAVPRLLFAFLGGVAADRFDRRRILLWTNGATMISAVLLGLLTISGRVQVWQILAIGAFNSLANSFDMPARQSLVPFLVSERQLMQAVSLNSMAFNGSGIFGPSLGGVLIATVGVAGCFFANAASYIAVMTALWLMDVPPANAGRQESVGEDIRQGVGLLVRHRHLLAILGIVAAINFFGRPYIRLMPTLAREVLRVGPSGLGLLQAAPGVGTILAVFLLSAIGETAQKGRLLVGAGMATGVMVVLFALSPLFAVSVGLLVLAGTSHAVAMAAANTLVQTSVQPDQRGRIMGLYGMVTFGMLALGTLPLGALAGVVGVPLTLALGGAVVVALVGLLAIASPRIARL, from the coding sequence ATCACGTTGGCTGACGCCGCCGTGCGGCCCGCCGGAAGAAGAGATGTCTTTGCGCCGCTTCGCCGGCGCAACTTCCGTTTGCTCTGGACCGGCCTGCTCGTTTCCAACACCGGATCGTGGATGCAGTTCACAGCGCTCGGCTATCTGGTTGACCAGATCACGAAGGACCCCATCTACCTTGGCCTGCTGGGGCTGAGCCAGGCCGTGCCCCGGTTGCTCTTCGCCTTCCTGGGCGGCGTGGCGGCCGACCGCTTCGACCGCCGCCGGATTCTGCTCTGGACCAACGGCGCCACGATGATCTCCGCGGTCCTGCTGGGGTTGCTGACGATCTCGGGCCGCGTCCAGGTCTGGCAGATCCTGGCGATCGGCGCCTTCAACTCGCTTGCCAACTCGTTCGACATGCCGGCCAGGCAGTCGCTGGTTCCGTTCCTGGTGAGCGAGCGCCAGTTGATGCAGGCGGTCAGTCTGAACTCGATGGCGTTCAACGGCTCCGGTATCTTCGGACCGTCGCTGGGCGGGGTGCTGATCGCCACGGTGGGTGTCGCAGGGTGCTTCTTCGCCAACGCCGCAAGCTACATCGCCGTGATGACGGCGCTCTGGCTGATGGACGTGCCGCCGGCGAACGCCGGAAGGCAGGAATCAGTTGGGGAGGACATCCGGCAGGGGGTCGGGCTGCTCGTCCGGCACCGGCACCTGCTGGCGATCCTGGGGATCGTCGCGGCGATCAACTTCTTCGGCCGCCCCTACATTCGCTTGATGCCCACGTTGGCCCGCGAGGTGCTGCGCGTGGGCCCCTCCGGGCTGGGCCTGCTGCAGGCCGCGCCCGGGGTTGGCACAATCCTGGCGGTGTTTCTGCTGAGCGCAATAGGCGAGACGGCGCAGAAGGGCAGGCTGCTTGTGGGGGCTGGGATGGCGACCGGCGTCATGGTGGTGCTCTTCGCGCTCTCGCCGTTGTTTGCCGTCTCGGTAGGGCTGTTGGTGCTGGCCGGCACCAGCCATGCCGTGGCGATGGCGGCGGCCAACACGCTGGTGCAGACAAGCGTGCAGCCCGACCAGCGTGGGCGGATAATGGGGCTCTACGGCATGGTCACGTTTGGAATGCTTGCGCTGGGCACGCTGCCGTTGGGCGCCCTGGCCGGCGTCGTAGGCGTTCCGCTGACCCTGGCGCTGGGCGGGGCGGTGGTCGTGGCCCTGGTCGGCCTGCTGGCGATTGCATCGCCCAGGATCGCCAGGCTATAG
- a CDS encoding sulfite oxidase-like oxidoreductase: MVRRSEERVPPGQRVTEKWPVLHYGDVPGFDPASWDFRIFGLVEEQVRLSYDEVRALPTASTTCDIHCVTTWSRLGMTFEGVPARVVLDIVRIRPEARFVMVHAEAGFETNLPLEYLLAGDALFAHRADGADLTPEHGWPLRLVVPRLYFWKSAKWVRGIELMAEDRAGFWERNGYHMHGDPWKEERYSPPW, encoded by the coding sequence ATGGTGCGCCGCTCCGAGGAGCGTGTCCCGCCCGGACAGCGCGTCACCGAGAAGTGGCCTGTGCTCCACTACGGCGACGTGCCTGGATTCGATCCCGCCAGTTGGGATTTCCGGATCTTCGGCCTGGTCGAGGAGCAGGTGCGGCTCTCGTACGACGAGGTCCGCGCTCTGCCCACCGCCTCGACCACGTGCGACATCCACTGCGTGACGACGTGGAGCCGCCTCGGAATGACGTTCGAAGGTGTTCCTGCCCGGGTGGTGTTGGACATCGTGCGCATCCGCCCGGAGGCACGATTCGTCATGGTACACGCCGAGGCAGGGTTTGAGACGAACCTGCCCCTGGAATACCTGCTCGCCGGCGACGCCCTCTTTGCCCACCGCGCCGACGGCGCGGACCTGACCCCCGAGCACGGATGGCCCCTGCGCCTGGTGGTTCCGCGCCTCTACTTCTGGAAGAGCGCCAAGTGGGTGCGCGGCATCGAGCTGATGGCCGAGGACCGTGCCGGGTTCTGGGAGCGCAACGGGTATCACATGCACGGCGATCCCTGGAAGGAAGAGCGTTACTCGCCGCCGTGGTGA
- a CDS encoding aminoacyl-tRNA hydrolase codes for MRLIVGVGNPGRRYRRTRHNIGWEVLETLASAHGISIDTEDGWAQVGRGAIGGRRVMLARPETYVNVSGTAVADLRRRHRVPVEHLLVIVDDLDLPVGTVRVREKGSHGGHNGLRSIIEALGTTAFARVRVGIGRPPAGEDPAEYVLQRPAAEERVLLDEAVALAAEGVGLWVTEGVDAAMRLCNPKRPASLADQSAAEQGPVGQGPVGQGSVARGAAKGSEG; via the coding sequence ATGCGACTGATCGTGGGAGTGGGCAATCCTGGGCGCCGGTACCGCCGCACCCGGCACAACATCGGGTGGGAGGTACTGGAGACGCTCGCAAGCGCCCACGGTATCTCCATTGATACCGAGGACGGATGGGCCCAGGTGGGGCGAGGTGCGATCGGCGGCCGACGCGTGATGCTCGCCAGGCCGGAGACCTACGTGAACGTTAGCGGTACGGCCGTCGCCGACCTTCGGCGGCGCCACCGCGTTCCGGTGGAGCACCTGCTGGTGATCGTAGACGACCTCGATCTTCCGGTTGGTACAGTACGCGTGCGCGAGAAAGGCAGCCACGGGGGACACAACGGGCTCCGCTCGATCATCGAAGCCCTGGGCACGACGGCGTTCGCCCGCGTACGCGTGGGCATCGGCCGGCCTCCGGCGGGCGAGGATCCTGCGGAGTACGTACTCCAGCGGCCCGCGGCAGAGGAACGCGTCCTGCTGGACGAGGCGGTCGCACTCGCGGCCGAGGGCGTGGGGTTGTGGGTGACCGAGGGCGTTGATGCGGCCATGCGCCTCTGTAACCCGAAGCGCCCGGCATCTCTAGCGGATCAAAGCGCCGCGGAGCAGGGTCCCGTCGGCCAGGGCCCCGTTGGTCAGGGTTCCGTTGCTCGGGGCGCTGCGAAGGGGAGCGAGGGATGA
- a CDS encoding 50S ribosomal protein L25, translated as MERLALTAQVREGVGKGVARSLRRKGLVPAVVYGRGRGPMPVAVDGRALSSALQTDAGRNVLIDLDVTGSGGGEPATVMVKEIQRDVFKQHIIHADFHAISLTETIETRVRVVLRGASKGVAEGGIVEHHLRDVLVECMPTLIPEQLDLDVTELGVGHSLHASDLVVPGGVTLLTPPDEVIVTIVAPRVHEEAAPAAAVAVEGAPAAAVPEAAPEKE; from the coding sequence ATGGAGCGGTTGGCGCTGACTGCACAGGTTCGCGAGGGTGTTGGAAAAGGCGTGGCGAGAAGCCTGCGCCGCAAGGGGCTCGTACCGGCCGTGGTCTACGGCCGCGGGCGCGGGCCGATGCCCGTTGCCGTTGATGGAAGAGCGCTTTCGTCGGCGCTTCAGACCGACGCCGGGCGCAACGTGCTCATTGATCTCGACGTGACAGGGAGCGGCGGGGGCGAGCCGGCAACGGTCATGGTCAAGGAGATCCAGCGCGACGTCTTCAAGCAGCACATCATTCACGCGGACTTCCACGCAATCTCACTTACCGAGACGATCGAGACGCGCGTGCGGGTCGTGCTGCGGGGTGCATCCAAGGGTGTCGCCGAGGGCGGCATAGTGGAGCACCATCTGAGGGATGTGCTCGTTGAGTGCATGCCGACGCTCATCCCCGAGCAGCTCGATCTGGACGTCACCGAACTGGGAGTCGGGCACTCGCTGCACGCCAGTGACCTGGTGGTCCCAGGGGGCGTGACGCTGCTCACCCCGCCTGACGAGGTCATCGTGACGATCGTCGCGCCCCGCGTGCACGAGGAGGCGGCGCCGGCGGCGGCGGTCGCGGTGGAGGGCGCGCCTGCTGCTGCGGTTCCCGAGGCGGCTCCCGAGAAGGAGTAG
- a CDS encoding MBL fold metallo-hydrolase — translation MTRIERLANDLMLIDTGYCRAPAAIGVYLLSGDRPALVETGPASTVDAVLEGVRTAGIEPRDLRAVAVTHIHLDHAGAAGTLLRRLPHLDVYVHPVGAPHLVDPSRLITSARRLYGDDLDTLLGEPEPIPGDRVHLLEDGTQIMLGSRRLRSLDTPGHARHHLALLDESSGDLFTGDAAGICLPGARYVLPPTPPPELDVPTWDATLGRLRALRPQRLLLTHFGPHAWCDELLAQVQQRLPAAVDLVRSALGAGMDEEAIVERLRDAGASAAAEDGPDAAGRLEVVMPSRLNALGLIRYVRTAASR, via the coding sequence ATGACGCGAATCGAACGCCTCGCAAACGACTTGATGCTGATTGACACCGGCTACTGCCGCGCTCCCGCGGCGATCGGCGTCTACCTGCTGTCGGGCGACCGACCGGCCCTGGTCGAGACCGGGCCTGCCTCGACCGTGGACGCGGTGCTGGAAGGGGTGAGGACCGCCGGGATCGAGCCGAGAGATCTGCGGGCGGTCGCGGTCACCCACATCCACCTGGACCACGCGGGCGCGGCGGGAACGCTCTTGCGGCGGTTGCCCCACCTGGATGTGTACGTGCACCCTGTCGGGGCGCCGCACCTGGTGGATCCCTCGCGCCTGATCACCAGCGCCCGCCGGCTCTACGGGGACGATCTCGACACGCTCCTGGGAGAACCCGAGCCGATCCCCGGCGATCGAGTGCACCTCCTTGAGGACGGAACCCAGATCATGCTTGGATCACGGCGGCTGCGGTCTCTCGATACGCCCGGGCACGCCCGGCATCACCTTGCGCTCCTGGACGAATCCTCGGGCGACCTCTTCACCGGTGATGCGGCAGGCATCTGCCTGCCAGGAGCGCGCTACGTGCTCCCACCGACGCCGCCGCCGGAGCTCGATGTGCCGACCTGGGATGCGACCCTGGGCCGGCTGCGCGCCCTGCGGCCCCAACGCCTGCTGCTTACGCATTTCGGGCCGCACGCCTGGTGCGACGAGTTGCTGGCGCAGGTGCAGCAACGCCTACCCGCAGCCGTGGATCTCGTGCGGTCGGCGCTCGGAGCCGGTATGGACGAGGAAGCGATCGTGGAGCGGCTGCGGGATGCGGGCGCCAGCGCGGCCGCGGAGGATGGACCTGATGCGGCGGGCCGGCTGGAGGTCGTGATGCCCTCGCGCCTGAACGCGTTGGGGCTGATCCGGTACGTCAGGACTGCAGCGTCACGGTAA
- a CDS encoding SHOCT domain-containing protein, with amino-acid sequence MGGFGGIGMLLWIVVIVAAIWWIAQAATSQRDKSGPPTRASGTFREILDERLARGEITLEQHRELRKALEQ; translated from the coding sequence ATGGGTGGATTCGGTGGTATCGGGATGCTGTTGTGGATCGTGGTGATCGTCGCCGCGATCTGGTGGATCGCCCAGGCGGCGACCTCACAAAGGGATAAGTCAGGGCCCCCTACGCGGGCGTCGGGAACGTTCCGAGAGATCCTGGACGAGCGCCTCGCCCGAGGCGAGATCACGCTCGAACAGCACCGTGAGCTGCGGAAGGCATTGGAACAGTAG
- a CDS encoding DUF305 domain-containing protein gives MRRYFMMKLLRVPAAALLDALSLVGVSAAQEDAAARLEGLSRAAFEIAFMQEMDREMTALKTARGVEFDRKFAEDMIVHHQSAIEMAQLVAERAERAELKTLAQAIIGAQSHEIEQMRQWLQVWGPRPRLSSVLPGPRAGCGSEEEWLSC, from the coding sequence ATGAGGAGGTACTTCATGATGAAGCTGCTTCGCGTACCGGCCGCGGCACTGTTGGATGCGCTATCACTGGTCGGAGTCTCCGCGGCTCAGGAGGATGCGGCCGCCAGGCTCGAGGGTCTCAGCCGTGCCGCATTTGAGATCGCCTTCATGCAGGAGATGGACCGGGAGATGACCGCGCTGAAGACGGCCCGCGGCGTTGAGTTTGACCGTAAGTTCGCAGAGGACATGATCGTCCATCACCAATCTGCAATCGAGATGGCGCAACTGGTCGCAGAGCGAGCGGAGCGGGCCGAGCTCAAGACCCTGGCCCAGGCCATCATCGGCGCCCAGAGCCACGAGATCGAGCAGATGCGCCAGTGGCTGCAGGTGTGGGGCCCCCGGCCGCGGCTCAGCAGCGTGCTTCCCGGCCCGCGCGCTGGTTGTGGGTCGGAGGAGGAGTGGTTGTCGTGCTAG
- a CDS encoding DUF3105 domain-containing protein has protein sequence MTTRGSASREAKRQRREAALESRRQEQRRREGQRRRRSLTIYGGVAIAVAAAAVLIAKVAVRPAPLDLGEKIPGQGQAHVQLGQSHPPYNSNPPASGWHTPQEARWGANQTEIPDEVVLHNLEHGGIWISYKDPGDAVLVGKLETLVARYRSKIILTPRPRNDSPIAVAAWERLLKLDTYDEPRIVAFIKAYRNKGPERVPD, from the coding sequence ATGACGACGCGAGGCAGCGCATCCCGGGAGGCGAAACGGCAGCGCCGTGAGGCGGCGCTCGAGTCGCGCCGCCAGGAGCAGCGGCGGCGCGAGGGGCAACGGCGCAGGCGGTCCCTGACGATCTATGGAGGGGTCGCAATCGCTGTGGCTGCGGCCGCAGTCCTGATCGCAAAGGTGGCGGTCCGTCCTGCTCCTCTTGACCTGGGAGAGAAGATCCCAGGTCAGGGTCAGGCTCACGTGCAGCTCGGGCAGTCGCACCCACCGTACAACTCGAACCCCCCAGCCTCGGGGTGGCACACGCCGCAGGAGGCCCGGTGGGGCGCGAACCAGACCGAGATCCCGGACGAGGTCGTGCTGCACAACCTCGAGCACGGCGGTATCTGGATCTCGTACAAGGACCCCGGCGACGCCGTCCTGGTGGGAAAGCTCGAGACCCTGGTGGCGCGCTACAGGTCGAAGATCATCTTGACGCCGCGACCCCGGAACGACAGCCCGATCGCGGTCGCGGCCTGGGAGCGGCTGCTGAAGTTGGACACCTACGACGAGCCGCGGATCGTGGCGTTTATCAAGGCGTACCGCAACAAGGGGCCGGAGCGCGTCCCGGATTGA
- a CDS encoding cupin — translation MNKAEVKHFGKPDEVREFPKGRLELIKIGGATVGRAIFEPGWRWATSVQPLAKTKSCEAPHFQYHISGALRIRMDDGTEFDARPGDVSLLPSGHDAWVVGDEPAVVVDFQGMIDYAKSL, via the coding sequence GTGAACAAGGCAGAGGTGAAGCATTTCGGCAAGCCAGATGAGGTTCGGGAGTTCCCAAAGGGCCGACTGGAGCTCATCAAGATCGGCGGTGCGACGGTGGGCCGTGCCATCTTCGAGCCGGGCTGGAGATGGGCGACCTCGGTCCAGCCGCTCGCGAAGACCAAGAGCTGCGAAGCTCCGCACTTTCAGTATCATATTTCAGGGGCGCTGAGGATCCGGATGGACGACGGCACCGAGTTTGACGCCCGGCCAGGAGACGTGTCGCTTCTTCCCTCAGGTCACGATGCGTGGGTCGTCGGAGATGAGCCCGCGGTTGTGGTGGACTTCCAGGGGATGATCGACTATGCAAAGTCTCTGTAG
- a CDS encoding DEAD/DEAH box helicase yields the protein MLLYDYEGGSIPVERPEIQLGGILCWQGRGRWYAKTHACGICPCALHVRSGRCPRMTSSGRLRFDRGSLRLDLPKATWVPPYMVWDPRVQAWRTEAVHYPQVREDAPAYHLDLSDEAPRFFDCPPLTPSLPALRPDQQAAVEAWEQAGGRGVVVKPTGTGKTEIALALIARHRVSALIVVPLRDLMYQWQRRIKYGLGFDAGVLGDGRREVWPITVTTYDSAYIHMKEIGNRYRLIVYDEAHHLPGATFRESALDCLAPMRLGLTATPRRADGLDRLLDELIGPTVYDEQIVDARGKTLAGYSIIRVPIALTEDEQAEFDGLSRRIRAYVARRRREGAVSKAARDGGVRGGAAGERAPAFDWTHDLARRSRTDPEAKAILRAYRRKLTLIHRSAEKLRVVEDVLRLHPADQCVVFTASNRMALDVSARFLIPALTAHSDKKERNAVLDAFARGTLRALVACEVLNEGWDAPAVKVGAVLGGEKGAKEAVQRLGRLLRRSGDRSARLYEVVVQESPEITRARRRSRTDAYQTATRLSVDQARQLDLF from the coding sequence ATGCTCCTCTACGACTACGAGGGCGGCTCTATTCCAGTAGAGCGCCCAGAGATCCAACTGGGAGGAATCCTCTGCTGGCAGGGAAGAGGTAGATGGTACGCCAAGACACATGCATGCGGTATCTGCCCATGCGCGTTGCACGTGCGATCCGGCCGGTGCCCTAGGATGACGAGCTCGGGCCGTCTTCGGTTCGACCGCGGCTCTCTCCGCCTCGACCTCCCAAAGGCCACCTGGGTGCCGCCCTACATGGTCTGGGACCCGCGAGTGCAGGCGTGGCGCACCGAGGCGGTGCACTACCCGCAGGTTCGGGAGGACGCGCCGGCCTACCACCTGGACCTATCCGACGAGGCGCCGCGGTTCTTCGACTGTCCGCCGCTGACCCCATCGCTGCCGGCGCTGCGGCCCGACCAGCAGGCCGCGGTGGAGGCATGGGAGCAAGCCGGAGGCAGGGGTGTCGTCGTCAAGCCCACGGGCACGGGCAAGACCGAGATCGCGCTGGCGCTGATCGCCCGCCACCGCGTCTCGGCGTTGATCGTGGTGCCGCTGCGCGACTTGATGTACCAGTGGCAGCGCCGGATCAAGTATGGTTTGGGCTTCGACGCCGGGGTCCTGGGCGATGGACGCCGCGAGGTCTGGCCGATCACGGTCACCACCTACGACAGCGCCTACATCCACATGAAGGAGATCGGCAACCGGTACCGCCTCATAGTCTACGACGAGGCGCACCACCTCCCGGGGGCCACCTTTCGCGAGAGCGCGCTGGACTGCCTGGCGCCGATGCGGCTGGGGCTCACCGCCACCCCCCGCCGTGCCGACGGTCTGGACCGGTTGCTCGACGAGCTGATCGGCCCGACCGTGTACGACGAACAGATCGTTGACGCAAGGGGGAAGACCCTGGCCGGCTACAGCATCATCCGTGTGCCGATCGCCCTGACCGAGGACGAGCAGGCCGAGTTCGACGGGCTGTCGCGGCGGATCCGCGCGTACGTCGCCCGCCGTCGGCGGGAAGGCGCCGTAAGTAAGGCAGCGCGGGACGGGGGCGTCCGGGGCGGGGCTGCGGGCGAGCGAGCCCCGGCGTTCGACTGGACGCATGACCTGGCCAGGCGGTCGCGCACCGATCCCGAGGCCAAGGCGATCCTGCGCGCCTACCGGAGGAAGTTGACGCTCATCCATCGCTCCGCCGAGAAGTTACGCGTGGTCGAAGACGTCCTGCGCCTGCACCCTGCGGATCAGTGCGTGGTCTTCACCGCCTCCAACCGAATGGCCCTGGACGTCTCGGCGCGCTTCCTCATCCCGGCGCTCACCGCCCACTCGGACAAGAAGGAACGGAACGCCGTGCTCGACGCGTTCGCTCGGGGCACGCTGCGTGCGCTCGTCGCCTGTGAGGTCCTCAACGAGGGATGGGACGCGCCTGCGGTGAAGGTCGGCGCGGTGCTCGGGGGAGAGAAGGGCGCCAAGGAGGCCGTGCAGCGCCTGGGGCGGCTGCTGCGCAGGTCGGGCGACCGCTCCGCGCGCCTCTACGAGGTCGTGGTGCAGGAGAGCCCCGAGATCACCAGGGCACGGCGCCGGAGCCGGACGGATGCTTACCAAACAGCAACGCGTCTATCGGTGGATCAGGCCCGGCAGCTCGATCTCTTCTGA